From Paenibacillus sp. V4I7, one genomic window encodes:
- the xerS gene encoding tyrosine recombinase XerS encodes MNIIKVKDRLELEKRIPTMPWYIEKFINYKLPDLSPSSLLEYVRDYEIFLSWLLAEGLSSAPSMNQVPLEDLEKLHMDSVDNFRMFLATRKVQANVKTTINRKLSALRSLFHYLSQIAEDDNFYPLLKRNVMAKVEIKRSHRPKDSAAKLEGKLLQEEEIVEFIAYVQHGYEHDVATNKQALYSYELNRIRDTCIITLILNSGLRVSEVFNLNVDDIDLKKKLTYVYRKGKNDDTFKTPVYFRNEAIQALTDYINIRSTRYKPLKKEKALFLAIANGKKEGERMTKRAIQELVIKYAKRFGKPYLSVHKLRHSFATDYYLQNDLYKTQEQLGHASPETTQIYAHLTDKTMSEAIDKRLES; translated from the coding sequence ATGAACATTATTAAAGTTAAAGATCGCCTTGAATTAGAAAAAAGAATCCCTACTATGCCTTGGTATATTGAGAAATTTATCAATTATAAGCTGCCAGACCTCTCTCCATCCTCATTACTTGAGTATGTGCGTGATTACGAAATCTTTCTATCCTGGCTGCTGGCCGAAGGATTAAGTTCTGCTCCCTCTATGAACCAAGTTCCTCTGGAGGATTTGGAGAAATTACATATGGATAGCGTTGATAACTTTCGCATGTTCCTAGCTACTCGTAAAGTTCAGGCTAATGTGAAAACCACGATTAACCGTAAGCTTTCCGCTTTACGTTCCTTATTCCATTATTTAAGCCAAATTGCAGAGGACGATAATTTCTACCCGCTTCTGAAGCGGAATGTGATGGCCAAAGTAGAGATCAAACGATCGCATAGGCCCAAGGACAGTGCCGCAAAGCTCGAGGGCAAGCTGCTCCAAGAAGAGGAAATTGTAGAATTTATTGCGTATGTACAGCATGGTTATGAGCACGATGTAGCTACCAATAAGCAAGCTCTCTACTCCTACGAGTTGAATAGAATAAGAGATACTTGCATCATTACTCTCATACTTAATTCGGGGCTTCGTGTATCGGAAGTATTCAATCTGAACGTCGATGATATTGACCTTAAGAAGAAGCTTACCTATGTATATCGTAAAGGTAAGAATGATGACACGTTCAAAACTCCCGTTTACTTCCGTAATGAAGCTATTCAAGCTCTAACGGACTATATCAACATCCGCTCAACTCGCTATAAGCCGCTCAAAAAGGAAAAAGCCCTCTTCCTTGCCATCGCAAATGGCAAAAAAGAGGGCGAACGTATGACGAAACGGGCTATCCAAGAACTCGTTATCAAGTATGCCAAGCGCTTCGGCAAGCCCTACCTATCTGTTCATAAGCTGCGGCACTCGTTCGCCACAGATTATTACTTACAGAATGACTTGTACAAAACACAAGAGCAGCTCGGCCATGCTTCCCCTGAAACAACACAAATCTATGCGCATCTCACGGATAAAACAATGTCCGAAGCGATTGATAAACGGCTGGAATCCTGA
- a CDS encoding DUF3298 and DUF4163 domain-containing protein, whose protein sequence is MNEKLEQMKQHYMDIPIPKELDFIVNQAIKQNKRRKSNVNWGFAVAAAAILFVTGINTSPTLAHALSEVPLVGDIVKVLTFREYKFNDGTYKANLEVPVITNLDNKTLEDTLNNKYLEEGKKLYTDFIIEMESMKQSGGGHLGVDSGYVIKTDNDQILSVGRYVVNTVGSSSTTFKYDTIDKKKQLLITLPSLFKNDDYIDVISENIKEQMKEQMMRDPQKIYWVEGVANEVNSYFKTITMDQNFYINSNGQLVLSFQKYEVSPGYMGIVEFIIPTPVLSDTLTMRGEYIH, encoded by the coding sequence ATGAATGAAAAACTAGAACAAATGAAACAACACTATATGGATATTCCGATTCCAAAAGAACTGGATTTTATTGTAAACCAAGCCATTAAGCAGAATAAGAGAAGAAAAAGCAATGTTAATTGGGGATTTGCAGTTGCGGCGGCGGCTATCTTGTTTGTCACAGGTATCAATACCAGTCCTACTTTGGCCCATGCTTTGTCTGAGGTGCCTCTCGTTGGTGACATCGTTAAGGTGCTAACGTTTAGAGAATATAAGTTCAACGATGGAACCTATAAAGCTAATTTAGAAGTGCCAGTTATCACGAATTTGGATAATAAAACCTTGGAAGATACCCTGAATAACAAATATCTAGAAGAAGGCAAGAAGTTATATACTGATTTCATCATTGAAATGGAAAGTATGAAGCAAAGTGGCGGCGGTCATTTAGGGGTAGATAGCGGATATGTCATTAAAACTGATAATGATCAGATCCTCTCAGTGGGAAGATACGTGGTAAATACAGTCGGATCCTCCTCAACAACATTCAAATACGACACAATCGACAAGAAGAAACAATTGCTCATTACTTTGCCAAGTTTGTTTAAAAATGATGATTATATTGATGTTATCAGTGAAAATATTAAGGAGCAAATGAAGGAACAGATGATGCGGGACCCGCAGAAGATTTACTGGGTTGAGGGTGTTGCTAATGAGGTAAATTCATACTTCAAAACCATCACGATGGATCAAAACTTCTATATCAATTCAAACGGTCAACTTGTTCTCTCTTTCCAAAAATACGAGGTTTCACCCGGTTATATGGGTATTGTAGAATTTATCATTCCGACTCCCGTGCTGTCTGATACTTTGACGATGAGAGGCGAGTATATTCATTAG
- a CDS encoding RNA polymerase sigma factor, with translation MNGKLEKLLIACITEHKENVYRLAYSYVKNSEDALDVVQDAIHKSFASACSLKDTASIKSWFYRIVVNTSLDFLRKHKKIQVVDDITMESYAQGSEDAYPNIDLERALDDLPTIYRSVILLRFFEDLKIDEIAEVLQENSSTIKTRLYQALRLLRIKMIDDKLEEVN, from the coding sequence ATGAATGGCAAGTTAGAAAAGTTGCTGATTGCATGTATAACAGAACATAAAGAAAATGTTTATCGATTAGCATATAGTTACGTGAAAAATTCGGAAGATGCCCTCGATGTCGTTCAAGACGCCATACATAAGTCTTTTGCCTCAGCTTGCTCTCTGAAAGACACCGCATCCATAAAGAGCTGGTTTTACAGGATTGTAGTAAATACTTCATTGGATTTCTTGAGGAAGCATAAAAAAATTCAAGTCGTTGATGATATCACGATGGAATCGTATGCTCAAGGCAGTGAAGATGCCTATCCTAATATTGATCTGGAAAGGGCACTAGATGATTTGCCGACAATCTATCGAAGTGTGATATTACTAAGATTTTTCGAGGATTTGAAGATTGATGAAATCGCCGAGGTTTTACAAGAAAACAGCAGTACGATAAAAACACGGTTGTATCAAGCCCTCCGATTACTCCGGATTAAAATGATCGACGATAAGTTAGAGGAGGTCAACTAA
- a CDS encoding ABC-2 family transporter protein, which yields MNNWRKSVKYVFIGKITLRNQLAYVADFLIRSLFLLLILYIFLQLWQATFHGEGTESIGGFSFKQIMWYLVITESMILACPSLCTRVEEEVKSGDIVFKFVRPVSFVAFHYVEYMSEAAMRFLVNAAIGGLLGLLIIGPPDFGYGLLWLPVVALCGFTVNFMLNMVLALSSFWVEETRGLEFVYNKFLFTIGGMLMPLELFPDVLQQVGRWLPFQAIVYIPAKTTVTFDAVQLPRMICTQLIWVVIIGIIVSLVYRKGVKKLNVNGG from the coding sequence ATGAACAACTGGAGAAAATCGGTTAAATATGTCTTTATCGGCAAAATCACACTTCGCAATCAACTTGCTTATGTGGCTGATTTTCTTATCCGCTCGTTGTTTCTGCTGTTGATTCTTTATATTTTTCTTCAACTATGGCAGGCAACGTTTCATGGCGAAGGAACGGAATCTATAGGAGGCTTCAGCTTCAAGCAGATCATGTGGTATCTCGTAATAACGGAATCGATGATCCTCGCCTGTCCAAGTCTCTGCACACGCGTAGAGGAAGAAGTGAAAAGCGGGGATATCGTGTTCAAATTCGTCCGTCCTGTTAGCTTTGTCGCCTTTCACTACGTCGAATATATGAGCGAAGCTGCGATGCGGTTTCTCGTCAACGCGGCGATTGGCGGTTTGTTAGGTTTGCTCATTATTGGTCCGCCTGATTTTGGTTATGGGTTACTATGGTTGCCAGTTGTGGCTTTGTGCGGTTTCACGGTTAATTTCATGTTGAATATGGTTTTAGCGCTAAGCTCTTTTTGGGTGGAGGAGACACGAGGGCTGGAGTTCGTATACAACAAATTTCTATTCACGATTGGCGGCATGCTGATGCCTCTGGAGTTATTTCCCGACGTGCTGCAGCAGGTAGGTCGTTGGCTGCCGTTTCAAGCCATTGTCTACATCCCGGCCAAGACAACCGTGACCTTTGATGCAGTTCAATTGCCAAGAATGATCTGCACACAGCTGATATGGGTTGTTATCATTGGCATAATTGTCTCATTGGTCTATAGAAAAGGAGTGAAAAAGCTCAATGTTAATGGTGGATAG
- a CDS encoding ATP-binding cassette domain-containing protein → MASIRVDQLGKSFRLKKKEEGFMASVRTLLKPEYVDKSAVEGITFSVDQGETLAFLGPNGAGKSTTIKMLTGILHPTTGQAEVLGCCPWKERTKLSYRIGSVFGQKSQLWYHLPPIDTFELMSRIYELRRSEYIRRRDDLIERFELGPYLHTAVRKLSLGERMRCEIAASLMHRPQVLFLDEPTIGLDVVVKQRIRELILELKREEGTTVFLTSHDAGDIERLCDRAIVINHGRIVFDDRVEVMKQQFLTQKTVRLVLGEEPDSLEIVGVKVLERSGVRIVLSVDMSQTTIEAALSQIMSEHRIIDVTVEDPPMEDIITRMYGSFGKEEKGHEQLEKIG, encoded by the coding sequence ATGGCATCGATCCGTGTGGACCAATTGGGGAAATCCTTTCGACTCAAGAAAAAAGAAGAAGGCTTTATGGCGAGTGTAAGGACACTTTTAAAGCCGGAGTATGTAGACAAGTCAGCTGTAGAGGGGATAACATTCTCCGTGGATCAGGGGGAAACACTTGCCTTTCTCGGACCGAATGGTGCCGGGAAATCCACGACTATTAAGATGCTGACAGGCATTCTTCATCCTACAACAGGCCAGGCTGAAGTTCTAGGCTGCTGTCCATGGAAGGAGCGGACGAAGCTAAGCTATCGAATAGGCTCTGTCTTCGGGCAAAAGTCGCAGCTTTGGTATCATCTGCCACCCATCGATACCTTCGAGCTAATGAGCCGTATTTACGAGCTGCGGCGCAGTGAGTATATACGCCGGCGTGATGATCTCATCGAGAGATTTGAACTTGGACCCTATTTGCATACGGCAGTCAGGAAGCTCTCGCTAGGCGAACGGATGCGCTGTGAGATCGCTGCTTCCTTGATGCACCGCCCGCAGGTGCTGTTCCTTGATGAACCTACGATTGGACTAGACGTTGTCGTTAAACAACGAATACGCGAGCTTATTCTAGAGTTAAAACGTGAAGAAGGAACAACTGTGTTTCTTACGTCCCATGATGCTGGTGATATTGAGCGGCTATGTGACCGGGCGATTGTAATCAATCACGGCAGGATTGTCTTCGATGACCGAGTCGAGGTGATGAAGCAGCAGTTTTTGACACAAAAAACAGTCCGCCTTGTATTGGGAGAGGAGCCCGATTCCCTAGAAATTGTCGGGGTGAAAGTACTCGAACGAAGTGGTGTAAGAATTGTTCTTTCCGTCGATATGAGTCAAACAACGATTGAAGCAGCGCTGTCCCAGATCATGTCTGAGCACCGGATTATCGACGTTACGGTTGAAGATCCACCGATGGAGGACATCATCACACGTATGTACGGGAGCTTCGGAAAGGAGGAGAAAGGACATGAACAACTGGAGAAAATCGGTTAA
- the mgrA gene encoding L-glyceraldehyde 3-phosphate reductase produces the protein MVYQASSTRYAEMKYNRSGKSGLKLPAISLGLWHNFGGLDLHENGRAMLLRSFDLGITHFDLANNYGPPPGSAEEMFGKVLKSDLAAYRDELIISTKAGYHMWEGPYGEWGSKKYLVSSLDQSLKRMGLEYVDIFYSHRPDPNTPFEETMAALDLIVRQGKALYIGLSNYTAEQTKEAVTILKGLGTPLLIHQPSYSMLNRWIENGLQDVLDEFGVGSIAFCPLAQGLLTNKYVSGVPNDSRAGGKSQFLNTKDITEEKLAQINQLNEIASSRGQSLAQMSLAWVLRGERVTSALIGASRVSQIEENVAALKNLAFSPEELAKIEEILK, from the coding sequence ATGGTCTATCAAGCAAGCTCAACGCGTTATGCAGAAATGAAATATAATCGTTCAGGTAAATCGGGACTTAAGCTCCCGGCCATATCATTAGGTTTGTGGCACAATTTCGGTGGATTAGATCTCCATGAGAATGGAAGAGCTATGCTGCTTCGCTCTTTTGACTTAGGGATTACCCATTTTGATTTGGCTAATAACTACGGGCCGCCGCCAGGGTCAGCTGAGGAAATGTTTGGTAAGGTGTTAAAAAGCGACTTGGCCGCGTATCGTGATGAGCTGATCATCTCAACCAAAGCGGGTTACCACATGTGGGAAGGTCCTTATGGAGAGTGGGGTTCCAAGAAATATCTAGTATCCAGCTTGGATCAAAGTTTGAAAAGAATGGGATTGGAATATGTAGATATTTTCTATTCACACAGACCGGATCCGAATACGCCATTCGAAGAGACAATGGCTGCCCTGGATTTAATAGTTCGTCAAGGTAAAGCGTTGTACATAGGGCTATCCAATTATACGGCAGAGCAAACGAAAGAAGCAGTAACCATTCTGAAAGGTCTGGGAACACCGCTGCTGATTCATCAACCATCCTACAGCATGCTGAATCGTTGGATTGAGAATGGCCTGCAGGACGTGCTGGATGAGTTTGGTGTAGGCAGCATCGCGTTTTGTCCGCTTGCACAAGGCCTGCTGACGAACAAATACGTGAGTGGGGTGCCAAATGATTCTCGCGCGGGCGGGAAGAGTCAATTCCTGAACACGAAAGATATTACGGAAGAGAAACTTGCACAAATTAATCAACTGAATGAGATAGCGAGCAGTCGTGGCCAAAGCCTGGCGCAAATGTCGCTTGCTTGGGTTCTCCGCGGCGAGCGAGTAACGTCAGCGCTGATTGGTGCAAGTCGTGTGTCTCAAATTGAAGAGAACGTAGCTGCACTCAAAAACCTAGCATTCTCTCCAGAAGAATTGGCTAAAATTGAAGAAATCCTGAAGTAA